A genomic region of Trichothermofontia sichuanensis B231 contains the following coding sequences:
- a CDS encoding acetolactate synthase large subunit, which translates to MNTAELLVRCLENEGVEYIFGLPGEENLQVLEAIEQSSIQFITTRHEQGAAFMADVYGRLTGKAGVCLSTLGPGATNLMTGVADANLDGAPLVAITGQVGTDRMHIESHQYLDLVAMFSPVTKWNAQIVRPSITPEVVRRAFKRAQTEKPGAVHIDLPENIAAMPATGEPLRRDELEKTYAAYQSINRAAQLICHAQNPLILVGNGAIRAHASEALTEFATRLHIPVANTFMGKGVIPYTHPLSLWTVGLQQRDYINCSFDQTDLVIAVGYDLIEYSPKRWNPNGDIPIIHIGATHAEIDSSYIPQVEIVGDISDSLVELSRRADRSGKPEPVGLRLRNDIRADYEQYANDEGFPIKPQKLIYDLRQVMGPEDIVISDVGAHKMWMARHYHCDMPNTCLISNGFAAMGIAIPGAIAAKLVYPKRKVVAVTGDGGFMMNCQELETALRVGTAFVTLVFNDGGYGLIEWKQQNQFGKSTFVKFGNPDFVRLAESMGLKGYRVEAVTELVPILKTALAQEVPAVIDCPVDYRENLLFSQKYGDLSCAI; encoded by the coding sequence ATGAATACTGCTGAGTTGCTTGTGCGTTGTTTGGAAAATGAAGGTGTTGAGTATATTTTTGGCCTGCCGGGGGAAGAAAACCTGCAAGTCTTGGAGGCGATCGAACAATCCTCAATTCAGTTTATAACAACCCGCCACGAACAGGGGGCGGCTTTTATGGCTGATGTCTACGGTCGGCTGACAGGGAAGGCGGGGGTGTGCCTTTCGACCTTGGGACCGGGGGCAACCAATCTCATGACGGGGGTAGCGGATGCCAATTTAGATGGGGCACCGTTGGTAGCCATTACGGGGCAGGTGGGGACTGATCGGATGCACATTGAGTCCCACCAGTATTTGGATCTGGTGGCCATGTTTAGCCCTGTCACCAAGTGGAATGCCCAGATTGTGCGCCCCAGTATTACGCCAGAGGTGGTGCGACGGGCTTTTAAGCGAGCACAGACAGAGAAGCCGGGGGCTGTCCACATTGACCTGCCGGAAAATATTGCCGCGATGCCAGCCACTGGTGAACCGCTCAGACGGGATGAACTGGAAAAAACCTATGCAGCCTACCAGAGTATTAATCGGGCCGCCCAACTGATTTGTCATGCTCAAAATCCCTTGATTTTGGTAGGCAACGGGGCAATTCGTGCCCATGCCAGCGAAGCACTCACTGAGTTTGCAACCCGTTTGCATATTCCGGTAGCCAATACGTTTATGGGCAAGGGAGTTATTCCCTATACCCACCCTTTGTCCCTGTGGACCGTCGGGCTACAACAGCGGGACTATATCAACTGTTCGTTTGATCAGACGGATCTGGTGATTGCGGTGGGCTATGACCTGATCGAATACTCGCCCAAGCGCTGGAATCCCAATGGGGATATTCCGATTATCCACATTGGTGCTACCCATGCTGAAATTGACAGTAGCTATATTCCGCAGGTGGAAATTGTGGGGGATATTTCCGATTCCCTGGTCGAGCTATCCCGACGGGCCGATCGCAGTGGCAAACCTGAACCCGTGGGGCTGCGGCTGCGCAATGATATCCGGGCAGACTATGAGCAGTATGCCAATGATGAGGGCTTTCCCATCAAGCCTCAGAAACTGATTTATGACCTGCGGCAAGTGATGGGGCCGGAAGACATTGTGATTTCTGATGTGGGGGCACACAAAATGTGGATGGCCCGTCACTACCACTGTGATATGCCCAATACCTGTTTGATTTCCAATGGCTTTGCAGCAATGGGCATCGCTATTCCTGGCGCGATCGCAGCTAAACTGGTGTACCCCAAACGTAAGGTGGTAGCGGTTACGGGAGACGGGGGCTTCATGATGAACTGCCAGGAACTCGAAACGGCACTGCGGGTGGGGACAGCCTTTGTAACCCTCGTTTTCAACGATGGTGGCTATGGGTTGATCGAGTGGAAGCAGCAGAACCAGTTTGGCAAATCCACCTTTGTTAAGTTTGGCAACCCGGACTTTGTGCGGTTGGCAGAAAGTATGGGTCTTAAGGGCTATCGCGTTGAAGCGGTGACAGAGTTAGTCCCCATTCTGAAAACAGCCCTGGCGCAGGAGGTACCAGCGGTGATTGATTGCCCGGTGGATTACCGCGAAAATCTGCTGTTCTCGCAAAAGTACGGTGATTTAAGTTGTGCGATTTAG